In a genomic window of Temperatibacter marinus:
- the petA gene encoding ubiquinol-cytochrome c reductase iron-sulfur subunit, translated as MSTNENSNAHGDGATRRDFLHVATAGVGAVGAAAAVWPFIDQMNPAKDTLAAGSVELDLSAIGEGESVVIKWRGKPVFVRHRTAAEIAQAKADDKAVLVDPETDEARITAGREKWLVVMGVCTHLGCVPLGSRSGDDKGEFGGWYCPCHGSHYDTSGRIRKGPAPTNLEVPGAITFLSDTKIKIG; from the coding sequence ATGAGCACTAACGAGAATTCAAATGCACATGGAGACGGCGCAACTCGCCGTGATTTCCTTCATGTTGCTACGGCTGGTGTAGGCGCAGTTGGCGCAGCGGCAGCAGTATGGCCATTTATTGATCAAATGAACCCTGCTAAAGATACTTTAGCAGCTGGTTCTGTTGAGCTTGATTTGTCTGCAATTGGCGAAGGCGAGTCAGTCGTGATCAAATGGCGTGGTAAACCAGTCTTCGTTCGTCATCGTACCGCTGCAGAAATTGCACAAGCGAAAGCAGATGATAAGGCAGTTTTGGTTGATCCTGAAACAGATGAAGCCCGTATTACGGCTGGCCGCGAAAAATGGCTGGTGGTGATGGGTGTATGTACTCACCTTGGGTGTGTGCCTCTTGGTAGCCGTTCTGGTGATGATAAAGGCGAGTTTGGTGGCTGGTACTGCCCTTGTCACGGATCTCACTATGACACATCTGGTCGTATCCGTAAGGGTCCTGCACCGACAAACCTTGAAGTTCCGGGAGCTATTACCTTCCTGAGCGACACAAAAATCAAAATCGGTTAA
- a CDS encoding cytochrome b, whose protein sequence is MGSFPGPAFKPQNSVVAWIDQRLPIFSLVHGALGPGYGAPRNLNYMWNFGSLAGLCLVIQLLTGIVLAMHYTPHVDMAFDSVERIMRDVNNGAMIRYMHANGASFFFIAVYIHIFRGLYYGSYKAPREILWMLGVVIMLLMMATAFMGYVLPWGQMSFWGAQVITNLFSAIPIVGEDIVTLLWGGFSVDNPTLNRFFSLHYLLPFVIVGVVILHIWALHIPGSNNPTGVDVKTKADVIPFHPYYTIKDVFGIFVFLTVFCLFLFYAPNAMGHPDNYIPANSMVTPSSIVPEWYFLPFYAILRSVTFDILIIDAKLGGVLAMFASIGVLFVLPWLDGSKVRSMKYRPTTRMFFVIFLIDVVILTWVGAQKPDLVILGSEDGFALRAVHLGQISTAYYFAYFLVITPLLSRREKTLPVPESIMASVTKS, encoded by the coding sequence ATGGGATCTTTTCCTGGTCCGGCTTTCAAGCCACAAAATTCGGTAGTCGCATGGATTGACCAGCGCTTACCTATTTTCTCACTTGTTCATGGCGCCCTTGGCCCTGGCTATGGTGCTCCTCGAAACTTGAACTACATGTGGAACTTTGGGTCTCTTGCGGGTTTATGCCTGGTGATTCAATTGCTCACGGGTATTGTTCTTGCGATGCACTATACGCCGCATGTAGATATGGCCTTCGATAGCGTTGAGCGCATTATGCGTGATGTTAATAACGGTGCAATGATCCGTTACATGCATGCGAACGGTGCATCTTTTTTCTTCATTGCTGTTTATATCCATATCTTCCGTGGTCTTTACTATGGTTCATATAAGGCACCGCGCGAAATCTTGTGGATGCTTGGTGTGGTGATCATGCTTCTGATGATGGCAACTGCCTTCATGGGCTATGTGCTTCCATGGGGACAAATGTCATTCTGGGGTGCACAGGTTATTACAAATTTATTCTCTGCAATTCCAATTGTAGGTGAAGATATTGTAACGCTTCTTTGGGGTGGTTTCTCTGTTGATAATCCAACGTTGAACCGTTTCTTTAGCCTGCACTATCTCCTGCCATTTGTGATTGTTGGTGTTGTTATTCTTCACATTTGGGCATTGCATATTCCTGGGTCAAATAACCCTACAGGTGTTGATGTTAAGACAAAAGCTGACGTTATTCCATTCCATCCTTATTATACAATCAAGGATGTATTTGGAATTTTTGTCTTCCTCACAGTCTTCTGCCTCTTCCTCTTCTATGCACCAAATGCGATGGGACACCCAGATAATTACATCCCTGCGAATTCGATGGTTACGCCGTCTTCAATTGTTCCTGAATGGTATTTCTTGCCGTTCTACGCAATTTTGAGGTCTGTTACATTTGATATATTAATCATTGATGCAAAGCTTGGCGGCGTCCTTGCGATGTTTGCTTCCATTGGTGTGTTGTTCGTTCTTCCTTGGTTGGACGGCAGCAAAGTCCGCAGCATGAAATATCGTCCGACAACACGTATGTTCTTCGTGATCTTTTTGATCGACGTGGTTATCTTAACCTGGGTTGGTGCACAGAAACCTGATCTTGTGATCCTTGGATCTGAAGATGGATTTGCTCTTAGAGCGGTGCACTTGGGTCAGATTTCAACTGCCTATTATTTCGCTTACTTCTTGGTAATTACTCCGTTATTATCTCGTCGTGAAAAAACATTGCCTGTGCCTGAGAGCATTATGGCATCTGTAACTAAGTCTTAA
- a CDS encoding cytochrome c1 → MKNLKKLSIAAFAVAAAVTGAVYAAGDAKKPRQVDWSFNGPLGKYERASAQRGFQVFREVCAACHALKYFKFRNLEDIGYPEAQIKAIAAEYTMSIPGEVDSSGDQIERSGLPKDGIPWTFDNEEQATAANGALPPDLSLITKARHDGANYLYSLLTGYDGQTPDGKYKNPYFPGGVITMAPPIMDDLVEYADGTPATADQIAKDVTMFLAYVGEPGLEDHKKRGVLVILFLLVMTILSYFSMKKIWAPVKRGEDVMPSSEE, encoded by the coding sequence ATGAAAAACTTGAAAAAACTCTCTATCGCTGCTTTCGCTGTTGCAGCTGCTGTCACTGGCGCAGTTTATGCAGCTGGCGATGCGAAGAAACCTCGTCAAGTTGATTGGTCTTTCAATGGGCCTCTTGGCAAATATGAGAGAGCATCTGCACAACGTGGCTTCCAAGTCTTCCGCGAAGTGTGTGCGGCTTGTCATGCATTGAAATATTTCAAATTCCGTAATCTAGAAGATATTGGCTATCCTGAAGCACAGATCAAAGCGATCGCTGCAGAATATACAATGTCTATTCCAGGTGAAGTGGATTCCTCAGGAGATCAGATTGAACGGTCTGGTTTACCTAAAGACGGTATTCCTTGGACATTTGATAATGAAGAGCAAGCGACAGCTGCAAACGGCGCTCTGCCACCTGACTTATCCTTGATCACAAAGGCTCGCCATGATGGTGCTAACTATCTTTACAGCCTTTTAACTGGCTATGATGGACAAACACCAGACGGTAAGTATAAGAACCCTTATTTCCCAGGCGGTGTTATTACAATGGCCCCTCCGATTATGGATGATTTGGTGGAATATGCTGATGGGACACCGGCTACAGCAGATCAGATTGCAAAAGATGTAACCATGTTCCTTGCCTATGTGGGAGAGCCTGGCCTTGAAGATCATAAAAAACGGGGTGTTCTTGTGATCCTCTTCTTGCTGGTTATGACTATTTTGTCTTACTTCTCAATGAAGAAGATTTGGGCGCCGGTTAAGCGTGGTGAAGATGTGATGCCTTCTTCTGAAGAATAA
- a CDS encoding bile acid:sodium symporter family protein: MFDFDMEAIDRVVISMDSTMQGILAAILIFMMFSVALGLRGSHFTRIVQAPGDVVSGLLVQVIGLPAVTMAFIHLLQLPASIALGLIIVASCPGGNVSNFFARISHANVAYSITLTALSGIFAVLMIPISVLFWGGLYEPIDLLLKEIDLDRGLFFIRIFAMLGFPLFVGMMIAHKHPDFADRLQKKAVPLSVVLLGVLIVITVSQNSDLLFSFGPSILSVVVLHNIVAFALGGIAAALLMKERGKFRTLIFEVGLQNTGLALVILLSEFQGLGGAALITATWGIWHMVTGFGLAGLFRLQDKKHD, encoded by the coding sequence TTGTTTGATTTTGATATGGAAGCCATTGACCGCGTTGTGATTTCAATGGACTCTACGATGCAGGGCATTTTAGCAGCGATTCTTATTTTTATGATGTTTAGTGTCGCCTTAGGATTGCGAGGATCTCATTTTACGCGCATCGTACAAGCACCAGGAGATGTGGTATCTGGATTACTGGTGCAAGTGATTGGATTGCCAGCGGTTACAATGGCGTTTATTCACCTTCTTCAACTGCCGGCTTCTATTGCTTTGGGTTTGATCATAGTTGCCAGTTGCCCTGGCGGTAATGTGTCTAATTTTTTCGCACGTATTAGTCATGCGAACGTTGCTTACTCTATTACCCTCACGGCACTGTCTGGTATATTTGCAGTGCTTATGATCCCGATCTCTGTGTTATTTTGGGGAGGCTTATACGAACCAATAGATCTTCTGTTAAAGGAGATAGATTTAGATCGCGGTCTGTTTTTCATCCGAATTTTTGCAATGCTTGGTTTCCCTTTATTTGTCGGAATGATGATTGCTCATAAGCACCCTGATTTCGCTGATAGGTTACAAAAGAAAGCGGTCCCTCTATCTGTTGTCCTGTTAGGTGTCTTAATCGTGATCACGGTCAGTCAAAACTCAGACTTACTTTTTAGTTTTGGCCCATCCATTTTGTCTGTTGTTGTTTTGCATAATATTGTAGCTTTTGCCCTTGGGGGCATAGCAGCCGCTTTGCTTATGAAAGAAAGAGGGAAGTTTAGAACGCTTATCTTCGAAGTAGGGCTGCAGAACACAGGCCTTGCTCTTGTAATACTTTTATCGGAATTTCAGGGACTCGGAGGAGCAGCGCTCATTACTGCTACATGGGGCATATGGCATATGGTCACTGGATTTGGGTTAGCTGGATTATTTAGATTACAGGATAAGAAGCATGACTGA
- a CDS encoding N-acyl-D-amino-acid deacylase family protein: MTDILIKNGMIIDGTGREAFVADIAIQNGLISAIGSALGKADEIIDAKGQIVTPGFVDLHTHYDGQVSWDEKLEPSVYHGVTTVVMGNCGVGFAPVHPEDHEKLISLMEGVEEIPGAALAEGLTWEWSSFPEYLDAIDTPHTIDFAAHLCHDPLRVYVMRDRALFDQEATEEDISAMRLLTEEALAAGAIGFSTGRSDVHRSSEGEWTPSSEATEEELAGIGAALSSSTHGVLQAVNDFDLERDDQTAFEREWALLEKFAQSSEGRPFSLSLMQRDFAPQQWQHILEKAEKAKAKDIDIRLQVAPRGIGVTLGLNCTFHPFMGHPSYKKIHDKPLRDRVTLMKDPAFKVQLLSETMEPLAGDGTPIPPLADKLLQMIDFISCKMFLLDEYPDYEQGPENSVYKMAERAGVPPLEMIYDLMLQDEGQAFIYFPIYNYTNMNYDALEEMMAHPQSLMGLSDGGAHVGTVCDASFPTYLLSHWTRDRTRGKKISLEEAVKRLTSESADYIGFQDRGRLEVGKKADINIIDYDKLRIKRPTMVTDLPAGGKRLMQKAEGMTATLVAGKVILKDGCLTGELPGRLVRGGQLKGKLAAE; the protein is encoded by the coding sequence ATGACTGACATACTTATTAAAAATGGGATGATTATTGACGGGACAGGTCGTGAGGCTTTTGTTGCTGACATAGCTATTCAAAATGGCCTTATTTCTGCTATTGGGTCAGCTCTTGGTAAAGCGGATGAAATTATTGATGCTAAAGGGCAGATCGTTACACCTGGATTTGTGGATCTACACACCCATTATGATGGCCAGGTCAGCTGGGATGAAAAGCTTGAGCCGAGTGTTTATCACGGTGTCACTACAGTTGTTATGGGGAATTGCGGTGTTGGATTTGCCCCTGTGCACCCAGAAGATCATGAAAAACTGATCAGCTTGATGGAGGGAGTGGAAGAAATTCCTGGAGCAGCTCTTGCAGAAGGCCTTACATGGGAATGGAGCAGCTTTCCTGAATATCTTGATGCCATTGACACACCCCATACCATCGATTTTGCCGCCCATCTCTGTCATGACCCCCTGAGGGTTTATGTGATGCGCGACCGTGCGCTCTTTGATCAAGAAGCAACTGAGGAAGATATCTCGGCAATGCGCCTGTTAACAGAAGAAGCCTTGGCTGCAGGGGCTATAGGATTTTCAACAGGCCGCTCTGATGTACACAGATCCAGCGAGGGTGAGTGGACACCTTCAAGTGAAGCGACTGAGGAAGAATTGGCTGGCATTGGGGCAGCGCTCTCAAGTTCAACGCACGGCGTTCTACAAGCGGTGAATGATTTTGATTTGGAACGGGATGATCAAACAGCATTTGAACGTGAATGGGCCCTCCTTGAAAAATTTGCCCAGTCTTCAGAAGGTCGGCCTTTTAGCCTTTCACTGATGCAGCGGGATTTTGCACCTCAACAGTGGCAGCATATTCTGGAAAAAGCAGAAAAAGCCAAAGCCAAAGATATCGACATCCGATTGCAAGTGGCTCCGCGCGGCATTGGCGTAACCTTAGGGCTTAACTGTACGTTTCATCCATTTATGGGACATCCAAGTTATAAGAAAATTCATGATAAACCTTTAAGGGACCGTGTCACCTTGATGAAAGACCCGGCCTTTAAAGTCCAATTACTGAGTGAAACAATGGAGCCCCTTGCTGGGGATGGTACACCGATCCCGCCGCTCGCTGATAAACTCCTTCAGATGATTGATTTTATAAGTTGCAAAATGTTTTTACTGGATGAATACCCTGACTACGAACAAGGGCCTGAGAATTCTGTTTATAAGATGGCTGAAAGGGCAGGCGTGCCTCCTCTTGAAATGATCTATGATCTCATGCTTCAGGACGAAGGGCAGGCCTTCATTTATTTCCCAATTTATAACTATACGAATATGAATTACGATGCCTTAGAAGAGATGATGGCGCATCCTCAATCTCTTATGGGGTTAAGTGATGGCGGTGCTCATGTGGGCACGGTCTGCGATGCCAGTTTTCCAACTTATCTCTTGTCCCATTGGACACGAGATAGAACTCGTGGCAAAAAGATTTCTCTAGAAGAGGCAGTTAAGAGACTAACCAGTGAAAGTGCAGATTACATTGGGTTTCAGGATCGCGGTCGTCTAGAGGTGGGTAAGAAAGCAGATATTAATATCATTGACTATGATAAACTGCGTATTAAGCGCCCCACTATGGTGACAGATTTACCTGCAGGCGGTAAAAGGTTGATGCAAAAAGCCGAGGGTATGACCGCAACGCTTGTCGCCGGAAAAGTGATCTTGAAAGATGGATGCCTAACGGGTGAGTTGCCCGGACGTCTCGTACGCGGCGGCCAACTAAAAGGCAAGCTAGCAGCAGAATGA
- a CDS encoding PepSY domain-containing protein, with translation MTRQRLHIAISRIHKLLGLLIGLQLLLWVAGGFIMSFLEIENVRGEHLRVDLPQAILKQPARFPIQNLPDWGTIVGVNYEEFYKVPVYRITRHEGQTRLYHAHTGAPLSPLSKEWIKRIATENFNGSAPIKTIELLSSAAPDFEYRGSFPIWQVSFNTPDNLNVYISPQTGQVLSWRTDTWRLFDFVWMLHIMDYEARDNFNNPLLLAFSFSAVLFLLTGFFMLWFRLSKRDFKL, from the coding sequence ATGACACGCCAAAGACTTCATATCGCTATTTCTAGAATACACAAACTTCTTGGCCTTCTTATCGGCCTCCAGCTTCTGCTATGGGTCGCAGGTGGTTTTATAATGAGTTTTCTAGAGATAGAAAATGTTAGGGGCGAGCACCTAAGAGTTGATCTCCCACAGGCAATCCTCAAACAGCCCGCAAGGTTTCCAATTCAAAACCTTCCGGATTGGGGCACGATCGTGGGCGTTAACTATGAAGAGTTTTATAAAGTACCGGTTTATAGAATTACACGACACGAGGGTCAGACAAGGCTTTATCATGCTCATACAGGTGCCCCGTTATCACCGCTTTCAAAAGAGTGGATTAAGCGTATAGCGACAGAGAATTTCAATGGATCTGCCCCCATAAAAACCATTGAACTGCTCTCCTCTGCAGCCCCTGATTTTGAGTATCGAGGATCATTTCCTATTTGGCAGGTCAGTTTTAATACGCCAGACAACCTAAATGTCTACATCTCACCACAAACGGGACAAGTTCTCTCTTGGCGTACGGATACTTGGCGCCTCTTTGACTTTGTCTGGATGTTGCATATTATGGATTATGAAGCCCGCGACAATTTCAATAACCCACTTTTACTTGCATTTTCTTTTTCAGCCGTTCTTTTTCTTTTGACCGGATTTTTCATGCTCTGGTTCAGGCTCTCAAAGAGAGACTTTAAGTTATAG
- a CDS encoding S41 family peptidase, whose translation MNKSRWILSTVMTMGMTLPLAAQSNVSGDWYQHAAISPDGKEIVFSYKGNLFKVAAKGGAATPLTMHSAWEGHPVWSDDGKSIAFASDRHGNLDIFVMPASGGKAKRLTHHSSNDRPTDFNNGMILFNSTRTDAVESSLFPRGSLNELYKVSTKGGTPSQLLTTATSEAQWNSDGTKILYRDEKALESDLRKHDISAFARDIWLYNSEDGSHTQLTTFEGADHSPVWSGSNKAYYLSEDGHNNFNVWSMNLSNGNKSKITDFETHPVRGLSISSKGTMAFTQHGDIYTLRGKSPKKVKITIAVDGQNNDYVTLPVSRNVSEFSVSGNGKEVAFVARGEVYVTSTDFATTVRVTNTPEQERSVSFAPDGKTLVYASERGGKWKIIEASLKDESEKYFYASTGFTEKVLADKDNESFQPTYSPDGKKVAFLANRDAINVVDRESGKIVTALDGKWNYSYADGDISYSWASDSKWLTASFATKGRLFYSKIGVFPADGSAEPVDLSQSGYSSFYPKWNKDGQSIIYGSLKYGRRNHGSWGADSDVFATFLTQDAYDEFTMSKEDYELMKELEKERKKKEEKAKKKAKEEKKKAAEKAKADKADSDQTDSGKDVSEDVKKETVPKSVDKKEDKKKDKAKEKPLTVDLTNLPDRTVRLTVHSSNMTDYAMTKKADKLLYLTRFEGGFNLWEQKLRERGTKLILPLNARTVSMELSKDDKSIFLLADGRLMKAPISGGRPKPIALAPVMELKADQERAYMFEHVWRQVQDKFYNPNMHGIDWAQMKADYKVKLPALANNRDFARMMEEMLGELNASHTGMYYRARMPGSDATASLGILFDMTDTAGALTVDEILSGSPLDKAKSKVKTGMKLTAVDGKLLSSTTNFNALMNNKAGQRTRLTFVDSEGNTLDEVIRPIAKRAEDELMYHRWVKNRRNLVKKLSGGRLTYVHVRSMNDASFREVYSDLMGNGFDKEAAIVDTRWNGGGWLHNDLAKLLAGKDYSTMHVRGRQYNGDPGDQYTKPSIVVMGEGNYSDAYGFPFAYTALNIGETVGMPVPGTMTAVWWELLVSGDVFFGIPQVGVKNMAGDYLENKQLEPTHKVANDAVSSAKGEDKQIAKAVEVLLQKLDAK comes from the coding sequence ATGAATAAATCGAGATGGATTCTATCTACAGTCATGACGATGGGCATGACTTTACCCCTTGCTGCACAATCAAACGTCTCAGGAGATTGGTATCAACATGCTGCCATTTCACCAGACGGCAAAGAGATTGTCTTTAGTTATAAAGGCAATTTATTTAAGGTTGCAGCTAAAGGCGGCGCAGCCACACCCTTGACCATGCATTCAGCCTGGGAAGGACATCCCGTCTGGTCTGATGACGGAAAATCAATTGCCTTTGCCAGTGATCGTCACGGCAATTTAGACATCTTTGTAATGCCAGCGTCAGGCGGCAAAGCCAAACGCCTTACACATCATTCAAGTAATGATAGACCGACTGATTTTAATAACGGGATGATCCTCTTTAATAGTACTAGAACAGATGCTGTTGAGAGCAGTCTTTTTCCGCGAGGCAGTTTGAATGAATTATACAAGGTTTCTACGAAGGGCGGCACCCCATCTCAGCTACTGACAACTGCCACATCTGAAGCTCAATGGAATAGCGACGGAACAAAAATATTATACCGAGATGAGAAAGCTTTAGAAAGTGATCTTCGTAAACATGACATCTCAGCTTTTGCAAGAGATATCTGGCTATATAATAGCGAAGACGGCAGCCATACTCAGCTTACTACATTCGAAGGAGCCGATCATTCACCCGTCTGGTCTGGATCAAATAAAGCATATTATCTGTCAGAAGACGGTCATAACAATTTCAATGTCTGGTCTATGAACTTATCCAATGGCAATAAATCAAAAATCACAGATTTCGAAACCCATCCTGTTCGCGGCTTGTCTATATCCTCTAAAGGAACTATGGCCTTCACACAGCACGGTGATATCTACACCCTGCGCGGCAAATCCCCTAAAAAGGTCAAGATCACCATCGCAGTCGACGGCCAAAACAATGATTATGTCACTTTACCAGTGTCAAGAAATGTGAGTGAATTTTCCGTTTCTGGGAACGGAAAAGAAGTTGCTTTTGTTGCCCGCGGTGAAGTTTATGTGACAAGCACTGATTTTGCAACAACTGTGCGTGTCACCAACACACCTGAACAAGAACGCAGTGTAAGTTTTGCCCCTGACGGAAAAACGCTCGTTTATGCATCAGAGCGCGGTGGCAAATGGAAAATTATTGAAGCCAGCCTCAAAGATGAAAGCGAAAAATATTTCTATGCTTCTACAGGTTTCACAGAGAAAGTCCTTGCAGACAAAGACAACGAAAGTTTCCAACCTACTTATTCTCCAGACGGCAAGAAAGTTGCCTTCCTAGCGAATAGAGATGCCATTAATGTTGTTGATCGTGAGAGCGGGAAAATCGTCACAGCCCTCGACGGCAAGTGGAACTATAGCTATGCGGATGGGGATATATCTTATAGCTGGGCATCTGATAGCAAGTGGCTCACTGCAAGCTTTGCTACTAAAGGACGCCTTTTCTATTCTAAGATTGGTGTTTTTCCAGCAGATGGAAGTGCAGAGCCAGTGGATCTGTCACAAAGTGGCTATTCTTCTTTTTATCCAAAATGGAATAAAGACGGTCAATCAATTATATATGGATCCTTAAAATATGGGCGCCGCAATCACGGGAGCTGGGGTGCTGATTCTGATGTATTCGCTACCTTTTTAACCCAAGATGCTTATGACGAATTCACCATGAGCAAAGAAGACTATGAGCTCATGAAAGAGCTTGAGAAAGAGCGGAAGAAAAAAGAGGAAAAAGCCAAGAAAAAGGCCAAAGAAGAAAAGAAAAAAGCCGCTGAAAAAGCTAAAGCTGACAAAGCTGATTCTGACCAAACAGATTCTGGAAAAGATGTTTCAGAGGACGTAAAAAAAGAAACTGTTCCGAAATCAGTTGATAAAAAAGAAGACAAAAAGAAGGACAAGGCAAAAGAGAAGCCTCTTACTGTTGATCTGACCAACCTTCCGGACCGTACTGTCCGCTTGACTGTCCACTCTAGCAATATGACAGATTATGCCATGACTAAGAAAGCTGACAAGCTTCTTTATCTAACACGGTTTGAGGGTGGTTTTAATCTATGGGAGCAGAAATTACGCGAGCGAGGCACAAAGCTTATTCTACCGTTAAATGCTCGTACAGTTTCAATGGAATTGTCAAAAGATGACAAATCAATCTTTTTGCTTGCTGATGGACGATTAATGAAAGCTCCGATCTCTGGCGGTCGTCCTAAACCAATTGCGCTTGCACCGGTCATGGAATTAAAAGCTGACCAAGAACGGGCTTATATGTTTGAGCATGTGTGGCGACAGGTTCAAGATAAATTCTATAACCCTAATATGCACGGTATAGACTGGGCGCAGATGAAGGCGGATTATAAAGTTAAACTCCCTGCTCTTGCAAACAACAGAGATTTTGCACGCATGATGGAAGAAATGTTAGGTGAACTCAACGCTTCTCATACCGGCATGTATTACCGCGCACGTATGCCTGGTTCAGATGCCACGGCGAGTCTTGGCATTCTCTTTGATATGACAGATACCGCAGGAGCGTTAACCGTCGACGAAATCTTATCAGGCAGTCCACTAGACAAGGCTAAATCCAAAGTGAAGACTGGAATGAAGCTCACAGCTGTAGACGGAAAACTGTTAAGCAGTACTACGAACTTTAATGCCTTAATGAATAACAAAGCGGGACAAAGAACGCGCCTCACCTTCGTAGATTCAGAGGGCAACACACTTGATGAAGTGATCCGTCCAATCGCCAAGAGAGCTGAAGATGAATTAATGTATCATCGTTGGGTTAAAAATCGCCGCAATCTTGTCAAGAAACTTTCAGGCGGGCGTCTCACCTATGTCCATGTACGTTCTATGAATGATGCGAGCTTCCGCGAGGTATACTCAGATCTTATGGGGAATGGGTTTGATAAAGAAGCCGCAATCGTTGATACGCGCTGGAACGGTGGAGGATGGCTACATAACGACTTGGCAAAACTCTTAGCTGGCAAAGACTATTCGACCATGCATGTCAGAGGCCGTCAGTATAACGGAGACCCTGGAGACCAATATACAAAACCATCTATCGTCGTAATGGGCGAAGGAAATTATTCCGATGCTTATGGTTTCCCATTTGCCTATACAGCACTCAATATTGGGGAAACAGTTGGCATGCCAGTCCCTGGAACAATGACAGCTGTTTGGTGGGAGTTGCTTGTATCAGGAGACGTATTCTTCGGTATTCCACAAGTCGGCGTTAAAAACATGGCCGGAGACTATTTGGAAAACAAACAACTAGAACCAACCCATAAGGTAGCCAATGATGCTGTCTCTTCCGCAAAGGGGGAAGACAAACAAATTGCTAAAGCTGTTGAGGTGTTATTGCAGAAGCTAGACGCTAAATAA